One Paracidovorax avenae ATCC 19860 genomic region harbors:
- a CDS encoding GNAT family N-acetyltransferase produces MQVIQCTLEQLDVLAGLFNDYRIFYEQEDDLAASRSFIQSNLEKERSKIFLLLDGDRNPVGFSQLYPATCSLAMRPYYYLSDLYIAKAARQQGYARYLMNYITDHFAREGAQRLTLDTATTNQIAQRLYESLGYEREEVYITYHQMLKRPAA; encoded by the coding sequence ATGCAAGTCATCCAATGCACCCTGGAACAACTCGACGTTCTGGCAGGCCTGTTCAACGACTACCGGATCTTCTACGAACAGGAAGACGACCTCGCGGCCTCTCGTTCCTTCATCCAGTCCAACCTCGAGAAAGAACGCTCGAAGATCTTTCTGCTGCTCGACGGGGACCGCAATCCCGTCGGCTTCTCGCAGCTCTATCCGGCCACATGCTCTCTGGCCATGCGGCCCTATTACTACCTTTCGGATCTCTACATCGCCAAGGCCGCGCGGCAGCAAGGGTACGCGCGATACCTGATGAACTACATCACCGACCACTTCGCGCGCGAAGGCGCCCAGCGATTGACGCTGGACACCGCCACGACCAACCAGATCGCCCAGCGCCTTTATGAATCCTTGGGATATGAGCGGGAGGAGGTCTACATCACCTATCACCAGATGCTCAAGCGCCCGGCCGCGTAA
- a CDS encoding ABC transporter permease produces MTQPTPLHPAAAHAVASTAGRREPPYRPDVEHVLPPLDGIAPEQPLPWATRVWQQGAVRRLAILAVLAVLWELAARWQDNDLLLPTFLQTARALGEGLASGELVAKTAISLSVLLKGYLAGIAGAFVLTTLAVSTQFGRDLLGTLTSMFNPLPAVALLPLALLWFGLGQGSLVFVLVHSVLWPLALNTYAGFQAVPETLRMAGRNYGLTGIRYVLQILVPAALPAILSGLKIGWAFAWRTLIAAELVFGASSGQGGLGWYIFQNRNELYTDKVFAGLVLVILIGLLVEGLGFQTLERLTVRRWGVQR; encoded by the coding sequence ATGACCCAGCCGACCCCTCTCCATCCCGCGGCGGCGCATGCCGTGGCTTCGACGGCCGGTCGCCGCGAGCCGCCCTACCGGCCGGACGTCGAACATGTGCTGCCGCCGCTGGACGGCATCGCCCCCGAACAGCCGCTGCCCTGGGCCACCCGCGTGTGGCAGCAGGGTGCCGTGCGCCGCCTCGCCATCCTGGCGGTGCTGGCCGTGCTGTGGGAACTGGCCGCGCGCTGGCAGGACAACGACCTGCTGCTGCCCACCTTCCTGCAGACCGCACGGGCGCTGGGCGAGGGCCTCGCGTCGGGCGAGCTGGTGGCGAAGACGGCCATCTCGCTGTCTGTGCTGCTCAAGGGCTACCTGGCCGGCATCGCGGGCGCCTTCGTGCTGACTACGCTGGCCGTCTCCACGCAGTTCGGGCGCGATCTGCTGGGCACGCTCACCTCCATGTTCAACCCGCTGCCGGCCGTCGCGCTGCTGCCGCTGGCGCTGCTGTGGTTCGGGCTGGGGCAGGGCAGCCTCGTCTTCGTGCTGGTCCATTCGGTGCTGTGGCCGCTGGCGCTCAACACCTATGCGGGCTTCCAGGCCGTGCCCGAGACGCTGCGCATGGCCGGCCGCAACTATGGCCTGACCGGCATCCGCTACGTGCTGCAGATCCTCGTGCCGGCCGCGCTGCCCGCCATCCTCTCGGGCCTGAAGATCGGCTGGGCCTTCGCCTGGCGCACGCTGATCGCGGCCGAACTGGTGTTCGGCGCCTCGTCGGGCCAGGGCGGCCTGGGCTGGTACATCTTCCAGAACCGCAACGAGCTCTACACCGACAAGGTGTTCGCAGGCCTCGTGCTCGTGATCCTGATCGGCCTGTTGGTGGAAGGACTGGGGTTCCAGACGCTGGAGCGGCTGACGGTGCGGCGCTGGGGTGTGCAGCGGTAG
- a CDS encoding diaminobutyrate--2-oxoglutarate transaminase family protein — MNKPLDFTLPAPQDIGGPLEPTPQRRFQQGVELRNQERLESEVRSYPRRFPMAIRRAQGAIVEDTLGQRYLDCLAGAGALALGHNHPEVTGAVVAAIQSGIPQQALDVATPSKDALIQEIMGFLPASFAQDSCIQFCGPSGSDAVEAAIKLAKQCTGRHNIAAFHGAYHGMTNGAQALMGNLGAKQRRTGLMPDVHFFPFPYGLRCKFGLGGEAGERASIRYIESVLHDQESGMVKPAAMILEPIQGEGGVLPASDYWLREIRRITSELGIVLVFDEIQCGVARSGRHFAFEHAGVEPDILVLSKAVGGGLPLSCLVFKKRFDNWTPGEHAGTFRGTQWAMVAGTRTLQIIQRDGLALNADRMGASLSGRLAALRQDHPCIAEIRGKGLMLGIEIVDPKRVDALGQPLADGQRAARIQAAALRHGLMIEKGGRHGAVLRFLPPLNITDDQIDFAARAFTHAMQATEQAR; from the coding sequence ATGAACAAACCTCTCGATTTCACCCTCCCGGCACCGCAGGACATCGGCGGTCCCCTTGAACCCACTCCTCAGCGCCGGTTCCAGCAGGGAGTGGAACTGAGGAACCAGGAGCGTCTGGAATCGGAGGTGCGGTCCTACCCGCGGCGCTTTCCCATGGCAATCCGCAGGGCCCAGGGAGCCATCGTTGAAGACACGCTGGGCCAGCGCTATCTGGATTGCCTGGCCGGAGCCGGAGCACTGGCACTCGGGCACAACCACCCCGAGGTGACAGGAGCGGTGGTGGCGGCGATCCAGTCGGGCATTCCCCAGCAGGCACTTGACGTGGCGACACCTTCCAAGGACGCGCTCATACAGGAAATTATGGGATTTCTTCCTGCCAGCTTCGCCCAGGACTCCTGCATTCAGTTCTGCGGTCCGTCGGGATCGGACGCCGTGGAGGCTGCCATCAAACTGGCGAAGCAATGCACGGGACGCCACAACATCGCCGCGTTCCATGGCGCCTACCATGGCATGACGAACGGTGCGCAGGCCCTGATGGGCAACCTGGGTGCGAAGCAGCGGCGCACCGGGCTGATGCCCGATGTGCATTTCTTCCCATTTCCCTACGGCCTGCGCTGCAAGTTCGGCCTCGGCGGAGAGGCCGGTGAACGGGCATCGATCAGGTACATCGAATCCGTGCTGCACGACCAGGAAAGCGGTATGGTCAAGCCCGCCGCCATGATTCTGGAACCCATTCAGGGCGAAGGAGGGGTTCTACCGGCCTCGGACTATTGGTTGCGGGAGATCCGACGCATCACATCCGAACTGGGTATCGTCCTCGTCTTCGACGAAATCCAGTGCGGAGTAGCTCGCTCCGGACGCCACTTCGCTTTCGAACACGCAGGCGTGGAACCGGACATCCTCGTGCTGTCGAAGGCTGTCGGGGGCGGGCTCCCCCTTTCGTGCCTGGTGTTCAAGAAGCGGTTCGACAACTGGACCCCGGGGGAGCACGCGGGCACCTTCCGGGGCACCCAGTGGGCCATGGTTGCCGGCACCAGAACATTGCAGATCATCCAGCGCGATGGCTTGGCCCTGAATGCGGACCGCATGGGAGCCAGCTTGAGCGGCAGGCTGGCAGCGCTACGGCAGGACCATCCATGTATTGCGGAAATCCGCGGCAAGGGTTTGATGCTGGGCATTGAAATCGTTGACCCGAAACGCGTGGATGCGCTGGGTCAACCGCTTGCCGACGGGCAGCGCGCGGCCCGGATTCAGGCCGCGGCCTTGCGGCATGGCCTGATGATAGAGAAGGGTGGACGGCATGGCGCGGTCTTGCGCTTTCTCCCCCCCTTGAACATCACGGATGATCAGATCGATTTCGCGGCCCGGGCCTTCACACACGCCATGCAGGCCACGGAGCAGGCACGGTGA
- a CDS encoding non-ribosomal peptide synthetase → MTNVMHRLSEIVRRQPRAAALISDAQTVSYQDLGVRIAEIARSIDIWFLTHLGREAGSSDAIGICMGKSTDLYASILAILATGASYVPVDPLLPAQLQAHILETCRCRLVLAAPDTRLPVSGVCVAPPGEAADSHPSQSAAWAFPCRATGQDRCYTIFTSGSTGRPKGVQIRHDGVLHLVDWMLREIALKESHRVLQYSTINFDASVLDIFPALLAGATLCIPRDDQRLSATGLAEFCARHRIHQAFLPPAMLSVLDPQQFPTLETLLTGGEACSPAVIQAWAAERRFYNLYGPTECTVLVAFKRMEACQARTNIGQAIDGARLHVLDEQMQPAVRGELHVAGPMVSQGYMGDSLATTRKFVLCPEVDEGRLYKTGDIVERDACGDLHFLGRLDRQVKVRGFRVELEEVEGALVQSGCLQAAVRLSPDGQLVAYVVLPPQIGLDALRQQLAQYLSDYKVPQCFIPIQQLPLKASGKVDFDALPATTPRLAAGASSRPCEPILSLWEEILDLPQGSLDAHSDFQEAGGTSIKAIRLLSAIEERFGVRIRFSEFLDNPTPHFLYNAIPHP, encoded by the coding sequence ATGACCAATGTGATGCACCGGCTTTCGGAAATCGTGCGTCGGCAGCCTCGAGCTGCAGCGCTCATCTCCGATGCACAAACGGTCAGCTACCAGGACCTGGGCGTGCGCATTGCAGAAATCGCCCGATCGATCGACATCTGGTTCCTGACGCACCTCGGCCGCGAAGCGGGCAGCAGCGACGCCATCGGCATCTGCATGGGAAAAAGCACCGATCTCTATGCGTCGATCCTGGCCATCCTCGCCACAGGCGCGAGCTATGTTCCTGTCGATCCCTTGCTCCCTGCGCAATTGCAGGCGCACATCCTGGAGACCTGCAGATGCAGGCTGGTTCTGGCGGCGCCCGACACCCGGCTCCCGGTCTCCGGGGTATGCGTTGCCCCGCCTGGCGAAGCCGCCGACAGCCATCCATCGCAGTCCGCAGCGTGGGCATTCCCATGTCGTGCAACGGGGCAGGACCGCTGCTACACCATCTTCACGTCCGGATCCACCGGGCGCCCGAAAGGCGTGCAAATCCGGCACGACGGCGTACTGCACCTCGTCGACTGGATGCTCCGCGAGATAGCGCTGAAGGAATCCCATCGGGTACTGCAGTACTCCACGATCAACTTCGACGCCTCGGTACTGGACATCTTCCCTGCGCTCCTGGCAGGTGCCACCCTCTGCATTCCCCGCGACGACCAGCGGCTGTCCGCCACCGGGCTCGCGGAGTTCTGCGCGCGCCACAGGATCCATCAGGCGTTCCTGCCGCCGGCCATGCTCTCCGTGCTCGACCCGCAGCAGTTCCCGACCCTGGAGACCCTGCTCACGGGCGGAGAAGCCTGCAGTCCTGCGGTAATCCAGGCGTGGGCGGCGGAGCGGCGGTTCTACAACCTCTACGGCCCCACGGAGTGCACTGTCCTCGTGGCGTTCAAGCGCATGGAGGCATGTCAGGCGCGGACCAACATCGGGCAGGCTATCGACGGCGCACGGTTGCATGTCCTGGATGAACAGATGCAGCCGGCAGTTCGGGGAGAACTGCACGTCGCCGGCCCGATGGTGTCACAGGGGTACATGGGCGACTCTCTGGCGACCACGCGGAAGTTCGTCCTTTGCCCCGAAGTGGATGAAGGCCGCCTCTACAAAACCGGAGATATCGTCGAACGGGATGCCTGCGGCGATCTTCATTTCCTGGGACGTCTGGACCGGCAGGTGAAGGTCCGAGGATTTCGCGTGGAACTCGAGGAAGTCGAAGGCGCCCTGGTGCAGTCGGGGTGTCTGCAGGCGGCGGTCAGGCTGTCGCCGGACGGGCAGCTGGTCGCCTATGTCGTGCTGCCGCCGCAGATAGGGCTGGACGCACTGCGCCAGCAGCTTGCCCAGTATTTGAGCGACTACAAGGTCCCGCAGTGCTTCATACCGATACAGCAGCTTCCCCTCAAGGCCAGCGGCAAAGTAGATTTCGATGCCCTGCCAGCCACCACGCCACGGCTTGCGGCGGGTGCTTCCAGCCGGCCCTGCGAACCCATCCTGTCCCTCTGGGAGGAAATCCTGGATCTCCCGCAGGGTTCGCTGGATGCCCATTCCGACTTCCAGGAGGCCGGCGGGACCTCCATCAAGGCGATCCGCCTGCTGAGCGCCATCGAGGAACGCTTCGGAGTGCGCATCCGGTTCTCGGAGTTCCTCGATAACCCCACGCCCCATTTTCTGTACAACGCGATACCTCATCCATGA
- a CDS encoding cupin domain-containing protein: MAANSGIPVRLAVGAKAAPAFSPAAAPDLRPVVLVSKSVPATARAVKASDRDPHYITRNGTHFTYRCHVPYTLPGQVAAIEVCEIEPVDLEILSWPETEVIHIIQGMVTVTGTDGLGKTYSAGDIIVLPQGFKGTWRQTRKLLKVAVRQPLYWKE; the protein is encoded by the coding sequence ATGGCCGCGAATTCCGGGATACCGGTCCGCTTGGCCGTAGGAGCCAAGGCAGCGCCCGCATTCTCCCCGGCAGCGGCACCGGATTTACGCCCGGTGGTACTGGTTTCGAAGTCCGTCCCCGCCACGGCTCGTGCCGTCAAGGCTTCAGACAGGGATCCGCACTACATCACCCGAAACGGCACGCACTTCACATACAGGTGCCACGTTCCCTACACCCTTCCGGGCCAGGTGGCAGCCATCGAGGTCTGCGAAATCGAGCCAGTGGATCTGGAAATCCTGTCGTGGCCGGAAACAGAGGTGATCCACATCATTCAGGGCATGGTGACCGTCACCGGAACAGATGGCTTGGGCAAGACCTACTCGGCCGGAGACATCATCGTGCTGCCTCAAGGATTCAAGGGTACGTGGAGGCAGACCCGGAAGCTCCTCAAGGTCGCCGTACGGCAGCCGCTGTATTGGAAGGAATGA
- a CDS encoding DUF2905 domain-containing protein has protein sequence MLRWLIVVFLALVLLQGLAPFLQRLGVGRLPGDFHFRLFGREWHLPLASTLLLSAVASLIARWI, from the coding sequence ATGCTGCGCTGGCTGATCGTCGTCTTCCTCGCCCTGGTGCTGCTCCAGGGGCTGGCGCCGTTCCTGCAGCGGCTCGGCGTGGGGCGCCTTCCGGGGGATTTCCATTTCCGCCTGTTCGGGCGCGAGTGGCACCTGCCCCTGGCCAGCACCCTGCTGCTCAGCGCGGTGGCCAGCCTGATCGCCCGGTGGATCTGA
- a CDS encoding 3-oxoacyl-[acyl-carrier-protein] synthase III C-terminal domain-containing protein — protein sequence MTVARSHNAVPRRPVHIGAACYAAGPLVPLEEAISDEAMRARLRNPNHGSDTFPQWDHDIADLAESAITQCLTSAGRQASQIDAVFLTSNGLDARDNLDGSWLGVLDARLDLCHAPHYQLGMAGCAGFHWAAKLATGLIESGQCDHILVASFDKAQDGLQRLYAENPDFPYLTGDAAAACIFSSSPASLDYRLVGRIINKWDGRQAIRTSFKEEIRCIARLIEDTLESAAMRADEIDLLISNNYSLDISRLYCQIAGLDYAKAFTHTIGSHAHCFGSDNLINLHHAGRLTTVGTGQKTMLFSAGPFQWGACVLERTNVFGEGA from the coding sequence ATGACGGTGGCTCGTTCACACAACGCCGTCCCACGCAGACCCGTCCATATCGGAGCGGCCTGCTACGCGGCGGGACCGCTGGTGCCTCTCGAAGAAGCGATCAGCGACGAGGCCATGCGGGCCAGGCTGCGCAATCCGAACCACGGTTCAGACACGTTCCCCCAGTGGGACCACGACATCGCCGATCTGGCGGAATCTGCCATCACTCAGTGCTTGACATCGGCCGGCCGGCAGGCATCGCAAATCGACGCCGTCTTCCTCACATCCAACGGGCTGGACGCCCGGGACAACCTGGATGGAAGCTGGCTGGGCGTCCTGGATGCCCGCCTGGACCTTTGCCATGCTCCGCACTACCAGTTGGGCATGGCTGGATGCGCGGGCTTTCACTGGGCCGCGAAGCTCGCAACGGGCCTGATCGAATCGGGACAGTGCGATCACATTCTTGTCGCCAGTTTCGACAAGGCACAGGACGGATTGCAACGCCTCTACGCGGAGAACCCGGACTTCCCCTACCTCACCGGCGATGCGGCCGCAGCATGCATCTTCAGCAGTTCTCCGGCATCACTGGATTACCGACTGGTCGGGCGCATCATCAACAAGTGGGATGGACGACAAGCCATCCGGACGTCCTTCAAAGAAGAAATCCGCTGCATTGCCCGCCTTATCGAAGATACCCTCGAAAGCGCGGCGATGCGTGCCGACGAGATAGACCTGCTCATCTCCAACAACTATTCGCTCGACATCAGCCGCCTCTACTGCCAGATCGCCGGGCTGGACTATGCGAAGGCATTCACGCACACCATCGGCAGCCACGCGCATTGTTTCGGCTCGGACAACCTCATCAACCTCCATCACGCCGGTCGCCTGACAACGGTCGGCACAGGCCAGAAAACCATGCTTTTCAGTGCCGGCCCGTTCCAGTGGGGCGCCTGCGTCCTCGAAAGAACCAACGTTTTCGGGGAGGGTGCATGA
- a CDS encoding lysine N(6)-hydroxylase/L-ornithine N(5)-oxygenase family protein encodes MNTSDGQEAEDILDLIGIGIGPFNLGLAALLHPIDAVKARFFDTRDTFVWHEGLLLDNCYLQVPFMADLVTMVDPTSPFSFLNYLKEHGRLYQFYFYERFHIARTEYSRYCRWVAEQLCSLRFSMEVVDIEARDSLFRVTVRNTATRALSRHLAKNIVLGVGTVPSTPDALSALLNGTDFIHSSQYAFAKPHLHAKRSITVIGGGQSAAECFLDLLEGQKQFGYELNWLTRGSGFLPMEYSKLGLEHFSPDYIEHFFGLHEAKRKEILSKQGHWYKGISFSTIAAIYDRMYERSADGAETGTVLQARSELLAASGTRNGWKLSFRHLDLQENFELHTEAVVLGSGYRYVFPPCMDSLKPLLAFDGQGRPAVRRDYTLEARWTGSGRIFVQNAEMHTHGIAAPDLGLGAHRNAAIVNGLLGFPRYPTSRKTAFQTFGIEDRWKDEASSRQPTMAGTAS; translated from the coding sequence ATGAATACGAGCGATGGGCAAGAAGCCGAAGACATACTCGACCTCATCGGGATCGGTATAGGTCCGTTCAATCTGGGTCTGGCAGCGCTGCTGCACCCCATCGATGCCGTGAAGGCGCGATTTTTTGACACCAGGGACACATTCGTCTGGCATGAAGGACTGCTGCTGGATAACTGCTACCTCCAGGTTCCTTTCATGGCGGACCTGGTCACCATGGTCGATCCCACCAGCCCCTTCAGCTTTCTCAACTACCTGAAGGAGCACGGGCGCCTCTACCAGTTCTACTTCTACGAGAGGTTCCACATCGCCCGCACGGAGTACAGCAGGTACTGCCGATGGGTTGCCGAACAGCTCTGCAGCCTGCGGTTCTCGATGGAAGTCGTGGACATCGAGGCACGGGATTCGCTGTTCCGCGTGACGGTAAGGAACACGGCGACCCGGGCACTCTCGAGGCATCTCGCGAAGAACATCGTCCTGGGCGTAGGCACGGTCCCTTCGACGCCGGATGCACTTTCGGCCCTGCTGAACGGTACGGATTTCATCCACTCGTCGCAGTACGCCTTCGCCAAGCCCCATCTGCATGCGAAGCGGAGCATCACGGTCATAGGGGGCGGGCAAAGCGCCGCAGAATGCTTCCTGGACCTGCTGGAAGGCCAGAAGCAGTTCGGATACGAACTGAACTGGCTCACCCGTGGCAGCGGCTTTCTCCCGATGGAGTACTCGAAGCTGGGACTGGAGCATTTCTCGCCGGACTACATCGAGCATTTTTTCGGACTGCACGAGGCGAAGCGCAAGGAAATACTCTCGAAGCAGGGCCACTGGTACAAGGGCATCTCGTTCAGCACCATCGCGGCCATCTACGACCGCATGTACGAGCGATCGGCGGACGGCGCGGAAACAGGCACTGTCCTGCAGGCCCGGAGCGAGCTTCTCGCAGCATCCGGCACCCGCAACGGCTGGAAGCTTTCATTCCGGCACCTCGATCTCCAGGAAAATTTCGAGCTCCATACCGAGGCCGTGGTGCTGGGGTCGGGCTACCGGTATGTGTTCCCCCCCTGCATGGACAGCCTCAAGCCCTTGCTCGCCTTCGACGGGCAAGGCCGCCCGGCCGTTCGGCGCGACTACACGCTGGAGGCCAGGTGGACCGGTTCCGGCCGGATCTTCGTCCAGAACGCTGAAATGCACACCCACGGTATCGCCGCTCCGGATCTCGGACTCGGAGCCCATCGCAATGCCGCCATCGTCAACGGCCTGCTGGGGTTCCCGCGCTACCCCACATCCCGCAAGACCGCCTTCCAGACCTTCGGCATCGAAGATCGCTGGAAGGACGAAGCATCCAGCCGGCAGCCCACCATGGCAGGCACAGCATCATGA
- a CDS encoding VOC family protein, whose amino-acid sequence MTTPLLPQLNHIGLTVHSIADTIAFYRQITTVEIYEEPVHISGDGVGQIIRVEKPDYHSCMARIGQRNFELIEHHSSKGRHLLASHSDVCGIHLAFMVEDIEGVFQRVKALGIDPTTPEPYTAHELGGYKAFFFRDLNGVQVEIGQVH is encoded by the coding sequence ATGACAACGCCCCTGCTCCCCCAGCTGAACCACATTGGCCTGACAGTCCACAGCATCGCGGACACGATTGCCTTCTATCGACAGATCACCACGGTCGAAATCTACGAGGAGCCGGTCCACATCAGCGGCGACGGAGTGGGGCAGATCATTCGGGTCGAGAAGCCGGATTACCACTCGTGCATGGCCCGCATAGGCCAGCGCAATTTCGAACTCATCGAACACCACTCCTCCAAGGGGCGGCATCTCCTGGCATCCCACAGCGACGTCTGCGGCATCCATCTCGCGTTCATGGTCGAGGACATCGAAGGCGTTTTCCAACGGGTGAAGGCGCTGGGCATCGACCCCACCACGCCGGAGCCCTACACGGCCCACGAGCTGGGAGGCTACAAGGCATTTTTCTTCCGGGACCTCAATGGTGTCCAGGTCGAAATCGGACAAGTCCACTAA
- a CDS encoding amino acid ABC transporter substrate-binding protein codes for MIRRSFRLLALAAAFSALSAPALAQAPADTMARIQQTRTITLGVRESAWPFSFVDAQNGGKAAGYSVDLCQAVVEDIKNTLKLKDLEVKYRPVSAAERIPKLEAGEIDLECGSTTNTKARQERVAFGPTMFVAGIRVLVPKGTKADTVQDLAGMTVAVSKGSTSEKLLTQLTANEVKATVKVFDNNDEAFKALRAGTVKAFAQDDSLLLGLVARNKAQDALALSNFVLSVEPYAIMVRKSDTALMAVVDRTLGKLYTSREIDPIYKKWFLNDQISIPVGRLTRESFSRPNKEAGVAMMLGYSL; via the coding sequence ATGATCCGCCGCTCTTTCCGGCTGCTGGCGCTCGCCGCGGCCTTTTCCGCCCTTTCCGCTCCCGCCCTGGCCCAGGCGCCTGCCGACACGATGGCCCGCATCCAGCAGACCCGCACCATCACCCTGGGGGTGCGCGAATCGGCCTGGCCCTTCTCGTTCGTGGACGCCCAGAACGGCGGCAAGGCGGCCGGCTATTCGGTGGACCTCTGCCAGGCGGTGGTCGAGGACATCAAGAACACGCTCAAGCTCAAGGACCTGGAGGTCAAGTACCGCCCGGTGAGCGCCGCCGAGCGCATCCCGAAGCTGGAAGCGGGGGAGATCGACCTGGAATGCGGTTCCACCACCAACACCAAGGCGCGGCAGGAGCGGGTGGCCTTCGGCCCCACCATGTTCGTGGCGGGCATCCGCGTGCTCGTGCCCAAGGGCACCAAGGCCGACACGGTGCAGGACCTCGCCGGCATGACGGTGGCCGTGAGCAAGGGCTCCACCTCCGAGAAACTGCTCACCCAGCTCACGGCGAACGAGGTGAAGGCCACGGTCAAGGTCTTCGACAACAACGACGAGGCGTTCAAGGCCCTGCGCGCCGGGACGGTGAAGGCGTTCGCCCAGGATGACTCGCTGCTGCTCGGCCTGGTGGCCCGCAACAAGGCGCAGGATGCCCTGGCGCTCAGCAACTTCGTGCTGTCCGTGGAGCCCTACGCCATCATGGTGCGCAAGAGCGACACCGCGCTCATGGCCGTGGTGGACCGCACGCTCGGCAAGCTCTACACCAGCCGCGAGATCGATCCCATCTACAAGAAGTGGTTCCTGAACGACCAGATCTCCATCCCGGTGGGCCGCCTGACGCGCGAGAGTTTCAGCCGCCCCAACAAGGAGGCGGGTGTGGCGATGATGCTCGGCTACTCGCTGTAG
- a CDS encoding pyridoxal phosphate-dependent decarboxylase family protein translates to MTESWKEHFIRTGCGGADRYRAVMESCVEELSSLFETAVRPYSGREPSDLREQVFLRDLGVQAVAPLQQVIREVRQDIAAHAIIVQHPHCIAHLHTPPLLSGIAAESFIAAQNLSMDSWDQSGSATFVEQRVVDHLCTLFGYLPEADGVFTSGGTQGNIMALLTARDWFLWTHHGHRARRDGMPDFFPRLRIIASAKSHFTVDKAAFIMGLGQRGVVKVRTGNDGAMDMEELASTVESLRQEGLIPFAVVGTAGTTDHGAIDDLQRIGEISRAHGLWFHVDGAYGSALVLGRHRHRLAGIEQADSMVADFHKLWFQPVSCGALLFREGERFRHLLYQAEYLNRETDDLPNLVDKTISTTRRFDALKVYMMLRAVGTEVLGEMIDHLLGQAREVAEAIRRRRMFELLAEPSLTTILFRYTGPMPGTDIDAFNRRLRAGLLKHGIAVLGETTVQQRAALKLTLLNPCLAAEDFDSLLDNIAAFAARVYSE, encoded by the coding sequence GTGACGGAATCGTGGAAAGAGCACTTCATCCGGACGGGCTGCGGAGGTGCTGATCGTTATCGTGCCGTGATGGAGTCCTGCGTGGAGGAACTGTCGAGTCTTTTCGAGACTGCGGTGCGCCCCTATTCGGGCAGGGAGCCGTCCGATCTGCGCGAGCAGGTCTTCCTGCGTGACCTCGGAGTGCAAGCGGTAGCACCGCTGCAGCAGGTGATCCGGGAAGTACGCCAGGACATCGCTGCGCATGCAATCATCGTCCAGCACCCGCATTGCATCGCCCACCTGCACACGCCACCACTCCTGAGCGGCATCGCTGCGGAAAGCTTCATCGCGGCACAGAACCTTTCGATGGATTCTTGGGACCAATCGGGCTCCGCCACTTTTGTCGAGCAGCGGGTCGTGGACCACCTCTGCACACTGTTCGGATATCTCCCCGAGGCGGACGGTGTGTTTACCAGCGGAGGCACCCAGGGCAACATCATGGCCCTGCTCACGGCACGGGACTGGTTCCTGTGGACGCACCACGGGCACCGGGCCAGGCGTGACGGCATGCCCGATTTTTTCCCCAGGCTGAGGATCATCGCCTCGGCCAAGAGCCACTTCACGGTGGACAAGGCAGCCTTCATCATGGGGCTGGGACAGCGCGGCGTGGTGAAGGTGCGGACCGGAAACGACGGTGCCATGGACATGGAGGAGCTGGCATCAACGGTCGAGTCTCTGCGGCAGGAGGGTCTGATCCCCTTCGCCGTGGTGGGAACGGCGGGCACCACGGACCATGGCGCCATCGACGATCTGCAGCGCATCGGCGAAATCTCCCGGGCGCACGGCTTATGGTTCCATGTGGATGGCGCCTACGGCTCTGCCCTGGTGCTGGGCCGCCACAGGCACCGGCTCGCCGGTATCGAGCAGGCCGATTCGATGGTGGCCGATTTCCACAAGCTGTGGTTTCAGCCCGTGAGTTGCGGGGCCCTGCTGTTCCGCGAAGGGGAACGCTTCAGGCACCTGCTCTACCAGGCTGAATACCTGAACCGCGAGACCGATGATCTTCCCAACCTCGTGGACAAGACGATCTCCACGACGAGACGCTTCGACGCCTTGAAGGTCTACATGATGCTACGGGCGGTCGGCACCGAAGTGCTGGGAGAGATGATCGACCACCTGCTTGGACAGGCGCGCGAGGTTGCCGAGGCCATCCGACGCCGCAGGATGTTCGAGCTTCTGGCCGAGCCGAGCCTGACAACCATTCTTTTCAGGTACACCGGCCCCATGCCCGGTACTGATATCGACGCTTTCAACCGCAGGCTTCGCGCCGGACTTCTCAAGCACGGCATAGCCGTACTGGGGGAGACGACTGTCCAGCAGCGCGCTGCGCTGAAGCTGACTCTGCTGAACCCCTGCCTTGCCGCGGAGGACTTCGACAGCCTCCTGGACAACATTGCCGCCTTCGCAGCCCGCGTCTACAGCGAGTAG